The Candidatus Zixiibacteriota bacterium genome includes a region encoding these proteins:
- the murA gene encoding UDP-N-acetylglucosamine 1-carboxyvinyltransferase — translation MDRFLIAGGKKLSGTVKTDGSKNAGLPIIAGTILIGKGETTLENIPPLRDIFTIKKVLEHLGAIVNYDPKVMRMKIDSSHINENTAPYELMRQMRASFLVLGPLLGRLGEARVSLPGGCSLGARPVDYHINGFRNLGAEILEEAGYVIAKAKPLKGATIHFDRPSHTGTENIMFGATLAKGTTRIVNAACDPEVADVAEFLNAAGAKIHGAGTSTITIEGVKNLNPVKYKVSGDRLVAGTYMCAAAITGGSVEIAGINPSHLTMVSRKLYEMGCNITEGKSNVKISAPKRLKPIKVVTFPFPGFPTDLQACIMALATVADGTSSIKETVFEDRFGHTMELRRLGADVTVTSDEAIVRGVEKLQGAAVMASDIRAGAGLVLACLAAQGQSEVLRVYHIDRGYYQLEEKLSSLGADIKRAIG, via the coding sequence ATGGATAGATTCTTAATAGCAGGCGGGAAAAAGCTCTCCGGAACGGTTAAAACCGATGGCTCCAAAAATGCCGGTTTGCCGATAATTGCCGGAACAATTCTGATCGGCAAAGGGGAAACCACTCTGGAAAATATCCCCCCGCTTAGGGACATTTTCACCATTAAGAAAGTCCTGGAGCATCTCGGGGCGATTGTCAATTATGACCCCAAAGTGATGCGGATGAAAATCGACAGTTCCCATATTAACGAAAACACCGCTCCATACGAACTTATGCGCCAGATGCGGGCGTCATTTCTGGTCTTGGGGCCGCTTCTGGGGCGACTCGGCGAGGCGCGCGTTTCGCTTCCGGGAGGCTGTTCGCTGGGGGCCCGCCCGGTCGACTATCATATCAATGGCTTCCGCAATCTTGGTGCGGAGATTCTGGAAGAAGCAGGTTATGTGATAGCTAAGGCCAAGCCGCTGAAAGGGGCCACGATTCATTTCGACCGTCCATCCCACACCGGCACGGAGAATATAATGTTCGGCGCGACGCTGGCCAAAGGAACCACCCGAATTGTCAATGCCGCCTGCGACCCCGAGGTGGCCGATGTGGCTGAATTTCTCAACGCCGCCGGGGCAAAAATACATGGCGCCGGAACTTCAACCATTACTATCGAAGGGGTAAAGAACCTCAATCCGGTCAAATATAAGGTCTCCGGCGACAGGCTGGTGGCCGGCACCTACATGTGTGCCGCAGCCATCACCGGCGGATCGGTCGAAATTGCCGGGATTAACCCCTCACATCTGACGATGGTTTCTCGTAAATTATATGAAATGGGATGTAATATTACGGAAGGTAAGAGTAATGTCAAAATATCGGCACCCAAAAGGCTCAAGCCGATTAAAGTGGTCACTTTTCCATTCCCCGGTTTCCCGACCGACCTTCAGGCCTGTATCATGGCACTGGCCACTGTTGCCGATGGCACCAGCAGCATCAAGGAGACGGTTTTTGAGGATCGCTTCGGCCATACCATGGAGCTTCGCCGTCTGGGCGCCGATGTTACGGTTACATCCGATGAGGCGATTGTGAGGGGTGTCGAGAAATTGCAGGGTGCGGCGGTAATGGCCTCGGATATCCGCGCCGGGGCCGGTCTGGTTCTGGCCTGCCTTGCCGCCCAGGGACAGAGCGAGGTGCTCCGAGTTTATCATATTGATCGGGGATATTACCAACTCGAGGAGAAACTTTCTTCGCTGGGAGCCGATATAAAGAGAGCAATCGGATAG